From the genome of Winogradskyella forsetii, one region includes:
- a CDS encoding lipocalin, with the protein MKKITIVFITLLFLACGASKTVRDSRKTIKGDWTLTSIKSSAIGDIKITLLNDAEKACFENSWWQFIPNNNTGIYTLSGMGCSADQRYFVFTIDEVYDEATGLYNFLLKPTNQKGKSETNSGFRLQLTSLTDTNMQWQQTVSLDGKPITITMNFTKIENYDNI; encoded by the coding sequence ATGAAAAAGATAACCATAGTATTCATAACTCTACTCTTTTTAGCTTGTGGAGCCTCAAAAACGGTTCGGGATTCTAGAAAGACCATAAAAGGAGATTGGACATTAACGTCCATAAAATCCTCAGCCATTGGAGATATAAAAATCACGCTTCTTAACGATGCCGAAAAAGCCTGCTTCGAAAATAGTTGGTGGCAATTTATACCCAATAACAACACAGGAATCTACACGCTTTCTGGTATGGGCTGTTCAGCAGACCAACGCTATTTCGTATTTACAATAGACGAAGTTTATGATGAAGCTACAGGATTATATAATTTCCTCTTAAAACCTACCAATCAAAAAGGCAAATCTGAAACCAATTCAGGATTCAGGTTACAACTCACATCACTAACGGATACTAATATGCAATGGCAGCAAACTGTGAGTTTGGATGGAAAGCCCATCACCATAACTATGAACTTTACAAAAATTGAAAATTATGATAATATTTAA
- a CDS encoding AAA-like domain-containing protein has protein sequence MMSKEDGWISPKIIIGSGATGDYYYERELIEDEIWREILKGNNILISAPRRVGKTSVMKSITNNPKKGYKMIFENIQGINTEIMFYKTLYELILKCLSKFATNKEKIKNYFKQIGLTEISATSLKFEGKTLDYVYEINKILPQLDQEGEVIVLLIDELPEVLHTLHKSGKNEEAISILKNLRHWRQEEDYKMLKFVIAGSIGIHHVVNQVDGRTSDINDIKSIDCPALDNEQFDDYLNWAVKDASIVFDKTSTMYFKDKIQYFVPYYINLMLDEMDKSAMISQEKNIMSNDIDNAFNKIMKDNSYFTDWKKRLKDYLKPEDFSFVNQVLIKTSHEDDITAQDLYDMAVKANKTEDYMDLVYDLVHDGYLYNDNDKYRFISPFLKQYWLRTNPIYKA, from the coding sequence ATGATGTCAAAAGAAGATGGGTGGATTTCACCAAAAATTATAATTGGTTCAGGTGCTACCGGAGATTATTATTACGAAAGAGAATTAATTGAAGATGAAATTTGGAGAGAAATCTTAAAAGGAAATAACATTTTGATATCTGCACCACGTAGAGTTGGTAAAACTTCTGTAATGAAATCAATAACTAACAATCCTAAAAAGGGTTATAAAATGATATTTGAAAACATACAAGGTATAAATACAGAAATAATGTTTTATAAAACATTGTACGAATTGATTTTGAAATGTCTAAGTAAGTTTGCTACTAATAAAGAAAAAATTAAAAATTATTTTAAACAAATTGGTTTAACAGAAATTAGTGCCACATCATTAAAATTTGAAGGTAAAACGCTCGATTATGTTTACGAGATAAATAAAATTTTACCACAACTAGATCAAGAAGGCGAAGTTATTGTTTTGCTTATAGATGAGTTGCCAGAAGTGCTTCATACACTTCATAAATCAGGTAAAAATGAAGAAGCAATTTCAATATTAAAAAATCTGAGACATTGGAGACAAGAGGAAGATTATAAAATGCTAAAATTTGTTATCGCTGGTTCAATAGGTATTCATCATGTGGTTAACCAAGTTGATGGAAGAACTTCAGATATAAATGATATTAAAAGCATTGATTGTCCTGCTTTAGACAATGAACAATTTGATGATTATTTAAACTGGGCTGTTAAAGATGCCTCAATTGTGTTTGATAAAACTTCGACTATGTATTTTAAAGATAAGATCCAATATTTTGTGCCATATTATATAAATCTTATGCTCGATGAAATGGATAAGTCGGCTATGATTTCACAAGAAAAAAATATAATGTCTAATGACATCGACAATGCGTTTAATAAAATAATGAAAGACAACAGCTATTTTACCGATTGGAAAAAGAGACTTAAAGATTATCTAAAACCAGAAGATTTTAGTTTTGTTAATCAAGTATTAATCAAAACTTCTCATGAAGATGATATAACAGCACAAGACCTCTATGATATGGCTGTTAAAGCAAACAAAACCGAAGATTATATGGATTTGGTTTACGATTTAGTACATGATGGTTATTTATATAATGACAATGATAAATACCGATTTATTTCGCCATTTCTAAAACAATATTGGTTGAGAACAAACCCAATTTATAAAGCATAA